The following proteins come from a genomic window of Lolium rigidum isolate FL_2022 chromosome 5, APGP_CSIRO_Lrig_0.1, whole genome shotgun sequence:
- the LOC124652889 gene encoding 2Fe-2S ferredoxin-like — protein MLSRISRLGVQAASLARLGQNPATSRNQKEAIGSCMNYVGNHTLCSATDATASDRSEQQEAKISVTFIDKDGDEKLINVPIGMSMLEAAHENDIELEGACEGSLACSTCHVIVTDVDYYNKLEDPEDEENDMLDLAFGLTETSRLGCQVIASPELDGIRLALPAATRNFAVDGHVPKPH, from the exons ATGCTGTCTAGGATCTCTCGCCTCGGCGTCCAAGCAGCGAGCCTGGCCAGGCTAG GTCAAAATCCAGCAACTTCAAGGAACCAGAAAGAAGCCATTGGATCTTGTATGAACTATGTG GGTAATCATACCTTATGTTCCGCCACAGATGCTACCGCCAGTGACAGGAGTGAACAACAGGAAGCTAA GATATCTGTGACATTTATTGATAAGGATGGAGATGAAAAGCTTATTAATGTTCCCATTGGCATGTCAATGCTAGAAGCTGCTCATGAGAATGACATAGAACTTGAAG GAGCATGTGAGGGATCTCTTGCATGTTCTACATGTCATGTGATTGTAACG GATGTCGACTACTATAACAAATTGGAAGATCCTGAAGATGAAGAAAACGATATGCTGGACCTCGCGTTTGGGCTTACAGAAAC ATCTCGCCTTGGTTGCCAAGTAATTGCAAGTCCTGAACTTGATGGCATACGATTAGCATTGCCAGCAGCAACAAGAAATTTTGCTGTTGATGGGCATGTTCCGAAACCACACTGA
- the LOC124652890 gene encoding dormancy-associated protein homolog 3-like isoform X2, producing the protein MGLLDQLWDDTVAGPRPDHGLGKLRKYASFSPSSTTAASGAAGSVAAAPAVTRSITILRPPALSVTSPRSESGSAPSSPASVPDSPFGGTATTPRGEGWSKFRRKGRMGADGTDVASSPGTPRSPTVYDWVVISSLDR; encoded by the exons ATGGGTCTTCTTGACCAGCTGTGGGACGACACGGTGGCCGGGCCGCGCCCGGACCACGGCCTCGGCAAGCTCCGCAAGTACGCCTCCTTCTCGCCCTCCTCAACCACCGCGGCGTCCGGTGCGGCGGGCtccgtggcggcggcgccggcggtgacGCGGAGCATCACCATCCTCCGCCCGCCGGCCCTGTCCGTGACGTCGCCGCGCAGCGAGTCCGGCTCCGCGCCGTCGTCCCCGGCCAGCGTCCCGGACTCCCCCTTCGGCGGCACAG CAACGACACCCAGGGGAGAGGGCTGGAGCAAGTTCCGCCGGAAAGGCAGGATGGGCGCCGACGGCACGGACGTCGCCAGCAGCCCCGGCACGCCGCGAAGCCCCACGGTCTACGACTG GGTGGTGATCAGCTCGCTCGACCGCTAA
- the LOC124652890 gene encoding dormancy-associated protein homolog 3-like isoform X1, with product MGLLDQLWDDTVAGPRPDHGLGKLRKYASFSPSSTTAASGAAGSVAAAPAVTRSITILRPPALSVTSPRSESGSAPSSPASVPDSPFGGTATTPRGEGWSKFRRKGRMGADGTDVASSPGTPRSPTVYDWYVPLSSSYSGVPYLTGW from the exons ATGGGTCTTCTTGACCAGCTGTGGGACGACACGGTGGCCGGGCCGCGCCCGGACCACGGCCTCGGCAAGCTCCGCAAGTACGCCTCCTTCTCGCCCTCCTCAACCACCGCGGCGTCCGGTGCGGCGGGCtccgtggcggcggcgccggcggtgacGCGGAGCATCACCATCCTCCGCCCGCCGGCCCTGTCCGTGACGTCGCCGCGCAGCGAGTCCGGCTCCGCGCCGTCGTCCCCGGCCAGCGTCCCGGACTCCCCCTTCGGCGGCACAG CAACGACACCCAGGGGAGAGGGCTGGAGCAAGTTCCGCCGGAAAGGCAGGATGGGCGCCGACGGCACGGACGTCGCCAGCAGCCCCGGCACGCCGCGAAGCCCCACGGTCTACGACTGGTACGTTCCCCTGAGCAGTAGCTACTCTGGAGTACCGTACCTCACGG GGTGGTGA